One window of Agarivorans sp. Alg241-V36 genomic DNA carries:
- a CDS encoding polysaccharide lyase family 7 protein has translation MRLTRNRISVAIGAIALLHSPTLLAESVSITNPSFESSSQFEGWVDVDPSSLSGVAYDGTKAVKISGSGGSVEQTVNLQADTTYTLSAFIKGAGTIGLRIGGQVYSQKVSGNSDWAELTVSANSGSQTQATVFAEYNGAEGRFDSFTMNSSASTPSAPPAETGSCDSPTQLTIASAKDDGTHDGHGPENAIDNNLTTESRWSSQGIGKQIVFDLQANATVTSLDVIWLKGDQRSSYFDVATSSDNTSWTPVLSGAGSSGAQSAYESYELTESQARYIRITGQGNSANNWNSIIEAKAFGCSDGSAPVDPVDPVDPVVPVEPSDPNLNPSLAPSGNFDLLDWTLSVPVDEDSDGKADTVKEQALSSGYTSNEFFYTASDGGMVFKAPISGAKTSSSTSYTRSELREMLRRGNTSYSTKGVGKNNWVFSSAPSSAQDQAGGVNGVLDANLAVNHVTTSGDSGQVGRVIVGQIHANDDEPVRLYYRKLPNNQLGSIYIAHEPRSGSEKYYEMIGSRSNSASNPSDGIALDERFSYQIKVVANTLTVTISRPDKADVVQTVDMSNSGYDDSSQYMYFKAGVYNQNKSGDGDDYVQATFYSLSNTHDGYNY, from the coding sequence ATGAGATTAACGCGTAATCGCATTTCTGTGGCAATAGGCGCCATTGCTTTGCTCCACTCACCAACACTTTTAGCCGAAAGTGTCTCTATCACTAATCCAAGCTTTGAAAGTTCTAGCCAGTTTGAAGGTTGGGTCGATGTTGATCCGTCTTCTTTGTCGGGCGTTGCTTATGATGGCACGAAAGCGGTAAAAATTAGTGGCAGTGGCGGCTCAGTAGAGCAAACGGTGAATTTGCAAGCCGATACCACCTATACCTTAAGTGCGTTTATTAAAGGGGCTGGCACTATTGGCTTGCGCATTGGCGGGCAAGTATATAGCCAGAAGGTGAGTGGAAACAGTGATTGGGCTGAGTTAACAGTAAGTGCGAATAGTGGCTCCCAAACCCAAGCAACAGTGTTTGCAGAGTACAATGGTGCGGAGGGGCGCTTTGATAGTTTTACCATGAATAGCAGTGCAAGCACTCCCAGTGCGCCTCCTGCAGAAACTGGAAGTTGTGATTCGCCTACTCAGTTAACCATTGCTTCTGCTAAGGATGATGGTACTCATGATGGACATGGGCCCGAAAATGCTATCGATAATAATCTAACAACAGAGTCGCGATGGTCTTCTCAAGGTATTGGTAAGCAAATAGTGTTTGATCTGCAAGCCAATGCAACTGTCACTAGCTTAGATGTGATTTGGTTAAAAGGTGACCAGCGTTCTAGCTATTTTGATGTAGCAACGTCTAGTGATAATACTTCTTGGACACCAGTGCTTAGCGGTGCGGGTTCTAGTGGCGCGCAAAGTGCTTACGAAAGTTATGAGTTAACAGAAAGCCAAGCTAGGTATATTCGCATTACTGGACAGGGGAACTCGGCAAACAATTGGAACAGTATTATTGAAGCAAAAGCCTTTGGTTGCAGTGATGGTAGTGCCCCTGTTGATCCGGTAGACCCGGTTGATCCAGTTGTTCCAGTGGAGCCAAGTGATCCTAATTTGAACCCTTCTCTTGCTCCTTCGGGTAATTTTGATTTACTGGACTGGACGCTAAGCGTGCCAGTGGATGAAGATAGTGATGGCAAAGCTGACACAGTAAAAGAGCAGGCTTTGTCTAGCGGTTATACCAGTAACGAGTTTTTCTATACAGCAAGTGATGGCGGTATGGTGTTTAAAGCGCCAATTTCCGGTGCTAAGACCTCTTCAAGTACCAGTTACACTCGTTCTGAGTTGCGAGAAATGTTACGTCGTGGCAACACCAGTTATAGCACCAAAGGTGTGGGCAAAAACAACTGGGTATTCTCTAGTGCACCATCCTCAGCACAAGATCAAGCGGGTGGGGTAAATGGAGTATTAGATGCAAACTTAGCGGTGAACCATGTCACCACCAGCGGTGATAGTGGGCAAGTTGGTCGTGTGATTGTGGGTCAGATCCATGCTAATGATGATGAGCCGGTTCGTCTTTATTACCGTAAGCTGCCGAATAATCAATTAGGTTCTATTTATATTGCACATGAGCCTCGCTCCGGCAGTGAGAAATATTATGAAATGATTGGTAGCCGCTCAAATAGTGCCTCAAACCCTTCTGATGGTATTGCCTTAGATGAGCGGTTCTCTTACCAAATTAAGGTAGTGGCTAATACTCTAACGGTAACTATCTCTCGTCCTGATAAAGCCGATGTTGTACAAACAGTGGATATGAGCAATAGCGGTTACGACGACTCTAGCCAATACATGTACTTTAAAGCAGGGGTGTATAACCAGAATAAGAGTGGTGACGGAGACGATTACGTTCAAGCAACATTCTATTCCTTAAGCAATACTCATGATGGCTACAACTACTAA
- a CDS encoding SDR family NAD(P)-dependent oxidoreductase, whose translation MKTTEQKIAIVTGANGGIGKNYTRMMIEDGFRVVMAVRNEKAAQRVKDELVQSHPQANIDILKVDMGDLSSIEAFSDVIKGTYSRIDVLAHNAGVYFFDNERRESADGIELNLAVHFVGPYALTMHLLPLLKETIGSRVITMSSTEHHGAQVSLNDLQMEEGFENKGNVVAYARSKWAALALSHAMKRQFENEGLGVSILAAHPGVSITGIQHKGNPTLMQRAAIWIFGKTLAASPSQAAKPMYMASTVGKSGEFYGPTGFKEMKGEAGIVQPDIATFNESTGQNLLSQVAELIDVKCNVAAEF comes from the coding sequence ATGAAAACGACAGAACAAAAAATTGCGATAGTAACAGGCGCTAATGGCGGGATAGGTAAAAATTATACTCGTATGATGATTGAAGATGGATTTCGAGTCGTTATGGCGGTGCGGAATGAAAAAGCAGCACAACGAGTTAAGGATGAATTGGTTCAGTCTCACCCTCAAGCAAATATCGACATTTTGAAAGTTGATATGGGCGACTTATCATCCATTGAAGCATTCTCAGACGTGATCAAGGGGACTTACTCTCGTATCGATGTACTTGCTCATAATGCAGGAGTTTATTTCTTTGATAATGAGCGTCGTGAATCTGCTGACGGCATAGAGTTAAACCTAGCGGTTCATTTCGTTGGACCTTATGCGTTAACGATGCATTTACTTCCCTTGCTGAAAGAAACTATCGGCTCACGGGTTATCACTATGTCTTCTACAGAGCATCACGGAGCGCAAGTAAGCCTCAATGATCTACAAATGGAAGAAGGTTTTGAAAACAAAGGTAATGTAGTTGCATACGCTCGCAGTAAATGGGCAGCACTTGCTCTCAGTCATGCAATGAAACGTCAATTTGAAAATGAAGGCTTAGGAGTTAGCATATTGGCTGCGCATCCTGGTGTTTCTATTACAGGTATTCAGCATAAAGGTAACCCTACTTTAATGCAGCGAGCAGCTATTTGGATATTCGGAAAAACACTTGCAGCAAGTCCTTCACAAGCTGCAAAACCCATGTATATGGCTTCAACAGTTGGAAAATCAGGTGAATTTTATGGCCCGACGGGTTTTAAGGAAATGAAGGGCGAAGCAGGAATAGTGCAACCAGACATTGCGACTTTCAATGAAAGTACAGGCCAAAATTTGTTATCGCAGGTAGCAGAACTAATCGACGTAAAATGCAACGTTGCCGCTGAATTCTAG
- a CDS encoding FadR/GntR family transcriptional regulator — MANEFAMIEGASRSLHLQVAREIAKSILSGALPQDSIIPSEMELCEQFGVSRTALREAIKHLSSKGLLESRPKIGTRVKSREHWNMLDSQLLSWMSGVGETSDTLTEFLALRRAIEPEAAALAAINASAEQRMRLSEYYQRMVEIAKSEDQSDWVETDLQFHRTVYLATGNSFYIPFANVLQVMFIGFFQHSSKEGGTCMSEHTAIYQAIMAGDPDKAREANLALLNNSNHRLPEENVA; from the coding sequence ATGGCTAACGAATTTGCAATGATTGAAGGCGCTTCGCGTAGTTTACATTTACAAGTAGCAAGGGAGATTGCCAAAAGTATTTTGTCTGGCGCACTTCCTCAAGACAGTATTATTCCTTCTGAGATGGAATTGTGTGAACAATTTGGCGTAAGTAGAACCGCTTTACGTGAAGCGATTAAGCACCTTAGCTCTAAAGGCTTACTAGAATCTCGGCCTAAAATTGGCACAAGGGTTAAAAGTCGCGAACACTGGAATATGTTAGATTCTCAACTACTAAGTTGGATGTCTGGTGTAGGTGAGACCAGTGATACCCTGACCGAGTTTTTAGCCTTGCGTCGCGCCATAGAGCCAGAAGCCGCAGCGTTAGCCGCTATTAACGCCAGCGCGGAACAGCGCATGAGATTATCAGAGTATTATCAACGTATGGTTGAGATCGCTAAGAGTGAAGACCAAAGCGATTGGGTAGAAACTGATTTACAGTTTCACCGTACAGTATACTTAGCGACTGGAAACAGTTTTTACATTCCTTTTGCTAATGTATTGCAGGTAATGTTCATTGGGTTCTTCCAGCATTCCTCTAAAGAGGGTGGAACTTGCATGTCGGAGCATACTGCCATCTACCAAGCAATTATGGCTGGTGACCCCGACAAGGCCCGAGAAGCTAACTTGGCATTGCTTAATAACAGCAACCACCGTTTGCCAGAAGAAAATGTAGCTTAG
- a CDS encoding LysR family transcriptional regulator, giving the protein MNKLDRLDIKQLRVFQALIREQSASKAASQLGLTQQAVSEQLKKLRDVFGDRLFLRKTNGFIPTPLAEELSLEIDKLLRDFQALLSPKTFDPTTVKGTYVIAATDYAQQVVLPPLIAMLRVQSPNLKIIVRDFELDKLNDLMESGKVNLAIAFPDYIPESYPIITLFEEHHVCITSHHSTISKVSPSLEEIAAYPAIIASPSRPNFKGSIDEWFKQFGLERNVVVSAPCFSVVPLYLETTDSIAFLPSRAIEGLSVTKIDMSESPEPFDVIAAWHPRYSDDQLQKWVVSLLEDKYLT; this is encoded by the coding sequence GTGAACAAGCTCGATAGGTTAGATATTAAACAGCTCAGAGTCTTTCAGGCATTAATTCGAGAGCAGAGTGCATCAAAGGCAGCAAGCCAACTCGGCTTAACTCAGCAAGCAGTAAGCGAGCAACTCAAAAAGCTGCGTGATGTATTTGGAGACCGACTGTTCCTTAGAAAAACCAATGGCTTTATACCTACACCTTTGGCTGAAGAACTCTCTCTAGAAATTGATAAACTGCTTCGGGATTTTCAAGCTCTCCTCTCTCCGAAAACGTTTGACCCAACAACGGTAAAAGGTACCTATGTAATAGCCGCTACAGATTATGCACAACAAGTCGTTCTGCCACCGCTAATTGCAATGTTGAGAGTTCAATCACCAAACTTAAAAATCATTGTTAGAGACTTTGAGTTAGACAAGTTAAATGACTTAATGGAAAGTGGAAAAGTGAACTTAGCGATAGCATTCCCTGACTATATACCCGAGTCTTATCCAATCATTACATTGTTTGAAGAACATCATGTGTGTATCACATCCCATCATTCAACGATTTCCAAAGTAAGTCCCTCACTCGAAGAAATCGCAGCCTATCCAGCGATTATAGCCTCGCCTTCAAGGCCCAACTTTAAAGGTTCAATAGATGAGTGGTTCAAGCAGTTTGGTTTAGAGCGTAATGTTGTTGTGTCAGCACCTTGTTTCTCCGTGGTACCTCTTTACCTTGAAACAACCGATTCTATTGCTTTTTTGCCTTCGAGAGCGATTGAAGGATTAAGCGTGACGAAAATTGATATGAGTGAGTCACCCGAGCCGTTTGATGTTATCGCCGCATGGCATCCAAGATATAGCGATGATCAGCTACAAAAGTGGGTTGTTTCTCTGTTAGAGGACAAATACCTCACATAG
- a CDS encoding LysR family transcriptional regulator: MNKIECIKLYVRVAYVGSFTAVADELNVTQSSISKKIAWLERDIGFALFYRNSRRIEVTAQGKSYLQYCERMLEEMELTETTLKGELNEVVGELSLSVPSAMATHLLAKPISLFMNQNPKVVVNVSVNDRVINLIESGVDIAIRVSELADSDYKARFLFSNQAVVFASPEYLNEHPLPTTAKDLEHHQCLTYSFATPSNQWLMERKDSMKEKVKVKEIFKSDSPEMLLSMALLGHGVGMLPNWMVKPYLDNNRLVMLLDGYTATSLPMYAVYKSGEYQPYRIRAFIDFLVDYFKP, from the coding sequence ATGAACAAAATTGAATGCATAAAGCTCTACGTTCGTGTCGCGTATGTGGGCAGCTTTACAGCTGTCGCAGATGAGTTGAATGTTACACAAAGCTCTATTAGCAAAAAGATAGCTTGGTTGGAGCGAGATATAGGATTTGCGCTTTTTTACAGAAATAGCCGAAGGATTGAAGTGACTGCGCAAGGTAAAAGCTACCTTCAGTACTGTGAGCGAATGCTAGAAGAAATGGAATTGACAGAAACCACATTAAAAGGTGAACTTAATGAAGTCGTTGGTGAGTTAAGTTTATCTGTTCCAAGTGCGATGGCTACGCATCTACTGGCAAAACCTATCAGCCTATTTATGAATCAAAACCCTAAAGTCGTTGTTAATGTATCGGTTAATGATCGAGTGATAAATCTAATCGAAAGCGGTGTGGATATCGCGATTCGAGTATCTGAATTAGCTGACTCTGATTATAAAGCCCGTTTTTTGTTCTCAAATCAAGCGGTTGTTTTTGCATCACCTGAATATCTGAATGAACACCCGTTGCCAACTACAGCAAAAGATCTAGAGCATCATCAATGCCTTACTTATTCTTTTGCTACACCTTCAAACCAATGGCTTATGGAACGAAAGGACTCAATGAAGGAAAAAGTTAAAGTAAAGGAAATATTCAAAAGTGACAGTCCTGAAATGTTGCTTTCAATGGCGCTGCTGGGGCACGGTGTAGGCATGCTTCCTAACTGGATGGTGAAACCTTATCTTGACAATAATCGGTTGGTAATGCTATTGGATGGTTACACCGCCACAAGCTTACCTATGTATGCAGTGTATAAATCAGGAGAATATCAACCTTACCGAATACGCGCATTTATAGATTTTTTAGTCGATTATTTTAAGCCATAA
- a CDS encoding short chain dehydrogenase — MKTVILIGALGKMGQAALTGLGSHKVITAGRSGSVDHIVDITNESSIRALFEKVGHFDAVVNTVGFCEYATFAEMSESQWMTTVMSKMMGQINLVRIGQEYIADNGSFTLISGILNVKPIPYAIADATTSGAIDTFVKCVAHEMPRGTRINVVNPTVLEEAWEVYGEMMPGFEPVPGKLVGKAFERSVDGFINGQVLFVDA; from the coding sequence ATGAAAACAGTAATTCTAATTGGTGCTTTGGGCAAAATGGGACAAGCTGCTTTAACGGGTTTAGGTAGTCATAAGGTCATTACCGCTGGCCGCTCTGGCAGTGTTGACCATATTGTTGATATTACCAATGAAAGCTCGATTCGAGCATTATTTGAAAAAGTCGGTCACTTTGATGCTGTGGTTAATACGGTTGGTTTTTGTGAGTATGCTACGTTTGCAGAAATGAGTGAATCACAATGGATGACGACGGTAATGAGCAAAATGATGGGACAAATCAACCTTGTTCGTATTGGCCAAGAGTACATCGCAGATAACGGTTCATTCACTTTAATTAGTGGCATCTTAAATGTAAAACCTATCCCTTATGCAATTGCGGATGCCACTACAAGTGGTGCAATCGACACCTTTGTTAAGTGTGTAGCGCACGAAATGCCAAGAGGAACGCGCATCAACGTTGTGAACCCAACTGTACTTGAAGAAGCATGGGAAGTTTATGGTGAAATGATGCCAGGCTTTGAGCCAGTACCAGGAAAATTAGTTGGCAAGGCGTTTGAGCGTTCCGTTGACGGCTTTATCAATGGACAAGTACTGTTCGTTGACGCTTAA
- a CDS encoding sodium:solute symporter family protein — MDLNVLIVLIYFCFLIAIGWMFRTFTNNTSDYFRGGGKMLWWMVGATAFMTQFSAWTFTGAAGKAYTDGLAVAIIFVANAFGYFMNYAYFAPKFRQLRVVTVIQAIRMRFGKYNEQVFTWSGMPNSVVSAGIWLNGLAIIASGIFGFDMTWTIVLTGLVVLIMSVTGGSWAVIASDFMQMVVIMAVTVTCCIVAIIHSGGVGNILDEFPRDFVIGDNLNYVSILTIWAFFIFVKQFSITNNMLNSYRYLAAKDSKNAKKAALLACCLMTLGPVIWFIPPWFLAGQGVDLAAMHPEMGSKAADAAYLAFVELYMPAGMVGLLIAAMFAATMSSMDSGLNRNSGIFVKNFYEPVLRPEASEKELVAVSKITSTVFGVLIILFALFINSLKGLSLFDAMMFAGAMLGFPMTIPAFLGFFIKKTPDWAGWGTLLVGACVSYVVGFVIGPQHIQDFFGLEQELTNREWKDLKVAIALIGHITLTGGFFVMSQLFYKGLSEERSKDVDKFFNNLHTPLVNESAEQEVLDNKQRSMLGKLIAAAGAFVMLLVVLPNSLGDRLVFILCGAIILAVGVLLIKANTSNKKPPLNQAAETES, encoded by the coding sequence ATGGATTTAAACGTCCTGATTGTACTCATTTACTTTTGCTTTTTGATCGCCATTGGCTGGATGTTTAGAACATTTACCAATAATACCAGCGACTACTTTCGTGGGGGCGGTAAAATGCTCTGGTGGATGGTAGGTGCAACCGCCTTTATGACCCAGTTTAGTGCTTGGACCTTCACCGGTGCTGCTGGTAAAGCCTATACCGACGGCCTAGCCGTTGCGATTATCTTTGTAGCCAATGCCTTTGGTTACTTTATGAACTACGCCTACTTCGCACCTAAATTCCGCCAACTACGTGTAGTTACGGTTATTCAGGCTATTCGCATGCGTTTTGGTAAATACAACGAGCAAGTGTTTACTTGGTCGGGTATGCCTAACAGTGTGGTATCAGCGGGTATTTGGCTAAATGGTTTGGCCATTATCGCTTCCGGTATTTTTGGTTTCGACATGACCTGGACCATTGTTCTTACGGGTTTAGTGGTACTCATTATGTCTGTAACAGGTGGCTCTTGGGCGGTAATCGCATCTGACTTTATGCAGATGGTTGTGATTATGGCCGTAACCGTAACCTGTTGTATTGTTGCTATCATCCACTCAGGTGGTGTTGGCAATATTTTAGATGAATTCCCTCGTGACTTCGTCATTGGTGACAATCTTAACTACGTAAGCATCTTAACAATTTGGGCATTCTTCATCTTTGTTAAGCAGTTCAGCATTACCAATAACATGCTTAACTCATACCGCTACCTTGCCGCTAAAGATTCAAAAAATGCCAAAAAAGCCGCATTGTTAGCGTGTTGTTTAATGACCTTAGGTCCAGTAATTTGGTTTATCCCACCATGGTTCTTAGCAGGCCAAGGCGTTGACTTAGCCGCTATGCACCCAGAAATGGGCAGTAAAGCTGCCGACGCAGCTTACTTAGCCTTCGTTGAGCTATACATGCCTGCTGGTATGGTAGGTCTACTAATTGCCGCTATGTTTGCCGCTACCATGAGCTCTATGGATTCAGGCCTAAACCGTAACTCTGGTATCTTTGTTAAAAACTTCTATGAACCGGTATTACGCCCTGAAGCGTCAGAAAAAGAACTAGTAGCAGTATCTAAAATCACCTCTACGGTATTTGGTGTTCTGATTATTCTCTTTGCTCTGTTCATTAACTCCCTGAAAGGATTGAGTTTATTTGACGCCATGATGTTTGCTGGTGCCATGCTTGGCTTCCCAATGACTATTCCTGCTTTCTTAGGCTTCTTTATTAAGAAAACGCCTGACTGGGCTGGCTGGGGAACCCTATTAGTAGGAGCTTGTGTTTCTTACGTTGTTGGTTTTGTTATTGGCCCACAACATATTCAAGACTTCTTCGGCTTAGAACAAGAACTTACTAACCGTGAGTGGAAAGATCTTAAAGTAGCAATCGCCCTAATTGGTCACATTACTTTAACTGGCGGCTTCTTTGTAATGTCTCAACTGTTCTACAAAGGCTTAAGTGAAGAGCGTTCAAAAGACGTGGATAAGTTCTTCAACAACTTACACACGCCACTTGTTAACGAATCAGCTGAGCAAGAAGTGTTAGATAACAAACAACGCAGCATGCTAGGTAAACTTATTGCCGCAGCAGGTGCCTTTGTAATGTTGTTAGTAGTATTACCAAACAGCCTGGGTGACCGTTTAGTGTTTATTCTTTGTGGTGCGATTATCCTCGCCGTTGGTGTATTGCTAATAAAAGCAAACACCAGCAATAAAAAGCCACCGCTAAACCAAGCAGCAGAAACCGAGTCATAG
- a CDS encoding putative nucleotidyltransferase substrate binding domain-containing protein: protein MPQTLLPNIIEFLSQIYPFNLLPPKLQRQIGESVQITYLARGEKINFGGEKQECFLYIIRTGVMEQRKPDGVLRSKLGEEDLFGFTFLEPLKDALDGYSATAIENTLLYMVPHNQLTQLLEEHPEYADSFASKARVRLQSALNVVWSDNEKGLFFKKVSEVASGIVAVVNADMSIQAVAKEMREQCRSSTAVIKKNGVISGLITDRDMTKRVIAEGYDITRPISEVMTSPAITTKPNDLILTAASLMMEHNIRSLPVVENNQVLGLLTTSHLVQKHRVQAIFLIEKIKYTESIEGLAKLTPERQAIFEALVEGKVRVEVIGRVMAMIMDAYNRRLIQMAEQKLGKPPCTYTWVVAGSHARNEVHMLSDQDSAIILPENISKADRMYFTHLAMYVCNAMDSCGYPLCSGKFMAATPKWCQPINVWKEYYRKWVSNPEYSMLLNATVFMEVRCIHGDGSLSEQLQQYLYSLLNDNKTFLNSLVTDSVSVNPPLGIFNNLVLEKGGEHSEMLDIKKYALLLIVDLGRIYGLAVNSDDTGTEQRFNQAAKQSILSEDALKDVLGAYRFITQLRFRHQLKALKEGLQPDNYIAPKSFGNFEREHLKDAFRIIGNLQDAAKLRFSEK, encoded by the coding sequence ATGCCGCAAACCCTGTTGCCAAATATTATAGAGTTCCTCTCGCAAATCTATCCATTTAATTTGTTACCGCCTAAATTGCAGCGGCAAATTGGTGAGTCGGTGCAAATTACTTATTTAGCGCGTGGTGAAAAAATCAATTTTGGCGGCGAGAAACAAGAGTGCTTTTTATACATTATTCGCACCGGGGTTATGGAGCAGCGTAAACCCGATGGCGTATTACGCTCTAAGTTGGGTGAGGAAGACTTGTTTGGTTTTACTTTTTTAGAGCCGCTTAAAGATGCCTTAGATGGGTATAGCGCTACGGCGATAGAAAACACCTTGTTATACATGGTGCCGCATAATCAACTCACTCAGTTACTAGAAGAACATCCGGAATACGCCGATAGCTTTGCCTCTAAAGCGCGAGTCCGCTTACAGTCTGCGCTTAATGTAGTGTGGTCTGACAATGAAAAAGGCCTGTTCTTTAAAAAGGTCTCGGAAGTGGCTAGCGGCATAGTAGCAGTGGTTAACGCCGATATGTCTATTCAAGCAGTGGCAAAAGAAATGCGAGAGCAATGCCGTTCTTCAACTGCGGTGATAAAGAAAAACGGCGTGATCAGCGGTTTAATTACCGACCGAGATATGACCAAACGGGTGATAGCCGAGGGGTACGATATCACTCGTCCTATCAGTGAGGTGATGACTTCGCCAGCCATTACCACTAAACCCAATGACCTTATCCTTACTGCTGCATCGCTAATGATGGAGCACAATATTCGCAGTTTACCGGTGGTAGAAAATAACCAAGTGCTTGGTTTACTTACTACCTCACACTTGGTGCAAAAGCATCGGGTGCAAGCTATTTTCCTTATCGAAAAGATTAAATACACCGAAAGCATAGAAGGCTTAGCCAAACTCACTCCCGAGAGGCAGGCGATTTTTGAAGCCCTGGTGGAAGGTAAGGTAAGAGTTGAGGTGATTGGCCGAGTAATGGCAATGATTATGGATGCCTATAATCGTCGACTTATTCAAATGGCTGAGCAAAAACTGGGTAAACCACCTTGTACTTACACTTGGGTGGTGGCTGGCTCTCACGCCCGTAACGAAGTACACATGCTCTCTGATCAAGACAGCGCGATAATATTGCCTGAAAATATCAGTAAAGCTGATCGCATGTATTTCACCCATTTAGCCATGTATGTATGCAATGCCATGGACAGTTGTGGCTACCCTTTGTGTAGCGGTAAATTTATGGCCGCTACACCTAAGTGGTGTCAGCCAATAAATGTATGGAAAGAATATTATCGTAAGTGGGTATCTAACCCAGAATACAGCATGCTACTTAATGCTACCGTGTTTATGGAAGTGCGTTGTATACACGGAGATGGCAGTTTATCAGAGCAATTGCAGCAGTACTTATACAGTCTGCTAAACGATAATAAGACCTTCTTAAACTCACTAGTGACTGATTCTGTATCGGTTAATCCTCCGCTGGGTATTTTTAATAATTTAGTATTAGAAAAGGGTGGGGAACACAGTGAAATGCTAGATATTAAAAAGTACGCCTTATTGCTTATTGTTGATTTGGGCCGTATTTATGGCTTGGCAGTAAACAGCGATGATACCGGCACCGAGCAACGCTTTAACCAAGCGGCCAAACAGAGCATCCTAAGTGAAGATGCGCTAAAAGATGTGCTAGGTGCTTATCGCTTTATTACCCAGCTACGTTTTCGCCATCAATTAAAAGCCTTAAAAGAAGGTCTACAGCCCGACAATTACATTGCACCTAAAAGCTTTGGTAATTTTGAGCGTGAACATCTAAAAGATGCCTTTAGAATTATTGGTAACTTGCAAGATGCAGCAAAACTGCGTTTTAGCGAGAAGTAG
- a CDS encoding exonuclease domain-containing protein gives MLKRFKPLAKLANQRSKALAKTTLPKDLALLLSAELPKENTLINDLEFLAFDIETTGLDPSTDQILSIGFVTMKNLRINMQGAEHYFVNSGTKVKAETAVINQIVPEMLEQGISLDAAMDKLFNAMHNKALLVHGRCVEQQFIEAYIAQRYQDSNFPMLWIDTLSIEKSLLANVNRQKTGDYRLASVRKRYGLPDYPGHNALVDAVATAELLLAQSKRVYAQTPQVISALVKN, from the coding sequence ATGTTAAAGCGTTTTAAGCCCTTAGCAAAACTGGCTAACCAGCGTAGCAAGGCATTAGCAAAAACAACCTTACCTAAAGACTTAGCTCTATTGCTAAGTGCTGAGCTACCAAAAGAAAATACCCTGATTAACGATCTAGAGTTTTTGGCCTTTGATATAGAAACCACCGGCCTAGACCCAAGCACCGATCAAATCTTAAGTATCGGCTTTGTCACGATGAAAAACCTGCGAATTAACATGCAGGGTGCCGAGCACTATTTTGTGAATAGTGGCACTAAGGTAAAAGCCGAAACCGCTGTAATTAATCAAATAGTGCCAGAAATGTTAGAGCAGGGGATTAGCCTAGATGCCGCAATGGATAAGCTATTTAACGCGATGCACAACAAAGCTTTATTAGTTCATGGGCGCTGCGTAGAGCAGCAATTTATAGAAGCCTACATAGCGCAGCGCTATCAAGACAGCAACTTTCCCATGTTATGGATTGATACCTTAAGCATTGAAAAGTCTCTGTTGGCGAATGTAAATAGACAAAAAACGGGAGACTATCGATTAGCTTCTGTACGCAAACGCTATGGTCTACCCGATTACCCAGGGCACAATGCGCTAGTGGACGCTGTCGCAACCGCAGAGTTGTTACTTGCCCAAAGCAAACGTGTATATGCACAAACCCCCCAAGTGATTAGTGCTTTAGTTAAGAACTAA